Sequence from the Stenotrophomonas sp. 364 genome:
TCTGCCAGTCGATGCTGAACTGACCGATCGCCAGTTCCGGCAGACGGTACTTGACGCCCAGGTCGTAGCCTTCGGTCTTCATCGAGCCGAGGTTGGCCAGGCCGTAGGTCAGCGCGCTGATGTGACCATCGGCAGCACGGGTCACGCCTTCGCAGCGTGCCGAGTTGCCCAGGACGTAGCAGTCACGCAGGATGCGGTCGACGCTGTCCTCGATGATCATGTCCTTGATCTCGTAGCGGTACCAATCCAGCGAGATGTCCAGACCCTGCACCCAGCGCGGGCTCCACACCAGACCAACGGTCTTGCTGGTGGAGGTTTCCGGCTTCAGCTCAGCGTTGGAGCCGCTGATGAACTGGTCCGGGGTCGCGCACGGCCAGGTCTTGCACGGCTGGCCGCCCTGGGCCTGCTGCACGTAGTCAGCCGGTGCGCCGCCGCTGAGGCAGGCGGCATTGCCGGCAACGCTGCCCGCAACGCCCACGGCGCACGGATCGGTGTAACGCTCGAAGCTGGCGTCGCGGCCGCCGTACAGGTCGCTGATGCTCGGGGCACGGAAGCCTTCAGCATAGGTACCACGGACCAGCAGCTCGTCGATCGGGCGCCACACCAGGCCGAACTTGGAGTTGATGGTGTCGCCGAAGTTGCTGTAGTCCGAGTAACGGCTGGCAACGTTGAAGCTCAGTTCCTTGGCGAAGGCCATATCGGCCAGCACCGGGATGTTCAGCTCGACGTAGAACTCGTTGAGGCTGTAATCACCCGAGGTGGTGGTCGAGGCAAGGCCGGTGCTCTGGCCCGACTGGCGGAAGGCGTCCGGCACGAAGCGGCCGTCTTCCTTGCGGTGCTCGTAGCCCATCGCAATGCCCAGCTCGCCGGCCGGCAGGTCGACTATCGACCCGGACAGGTTGGCGGTGTAGCTGGTGGTCTTGGTGATGCCGGTGTCGGTGAAGGTCGGGAACAGGAAGCTCTGCAGGTCCGGATCCGCCAACGAACCCTGGCCAGCCACGCCGTACGGCAGCAGCGGGTTCCACGGGCGGCAAGCGCTCAGCGGGGTCGGGTTGGCCGCGGTACCACACTGGGCCACACCGTTGCTGTTGATGAACGACGGGCCCAGCGCCTGACGGGACGCGATCAGGCTCATGTCGCCGTGACCGGTCTTGGTGACTTCGTTACGGTTCCACAGGGCGCCAGCGTCCCAGTCCCAGGTCTTGCCGGCCAGCTCGAAGAAGCCGCTGACGGTCGGGGCAAAGCGCAGGGTCTTCATGTCGCTGGTGGTGGTGCGCGGCACTTCCCACAGACGACGACGGAACTGCAGGTCCTGGCCAACCGGGTTGAACGCGCTCGAACCGGACAGCGGGGTGTTGATCGCGGCCGACTGCGACTGATACGGGTAGCCCGCGATCTGCTGGTCGGTGGTGCGCTGGTTGTACAGCAGGTCGGCGTTGAACGTGATCGAATCGGTCAGGTCGTAGTTGCCGTTGACGTAGACCGACTTACGCTCGATGCCGGTCGACGCCATCATCTGCTGGTTGGCGTTGGAGAACTCGCCCGGGGTCAGCTCGTGGTAGTCGTTCGGGTTGTTCGGGTTGCCGCCCGGATTGAGCGTCTGCCAGATCGCATCCTTGCCTTCGCACTTGCCGAACAGCTTCGGGTTGCACCAGGTGCTGTTCTGGCTGATCGGGCTCCACTCTTCAGCGGTCGAGTTCGGGCCACGGCCGCCATCACGGCTGAACCAGCGGTCCTTTGCCCAGACCGGATCCTGCTTGGAGTATTCGGCCGACAGAGTCACGCCGCCGCGCTCGCCTTCCGAGCCCAGGGTCAGCGAATAGGTGGTGCCTTCGCCGTCGCCTTCGCCGTACTGGCCGTAGTAGACGCTGGCTTCAGCGCCGTCGAAGCGCTTGCGGGTGATCACGTTGACCACGCCGGCGATGGCGTCCGAACCGTAGATGGACGAGGCGCCGTCCTTCAGCACTTCGATACGCTCAACGGCCGACATCGGGATCTGGCTCAGATCCTGGTAGCCGCCGGTGGTGGCGCCCAGACGCTTGCCGTTCATCAGCACCAGCGTACGGGTGGCGCCGAGGTTGCGCAGGTCGACGTAGTAGCCGCCGACGTTTTCGCCGGACGACAGGGCGTCCGAACGCGAAATGGCCGGAGCACCGGCCGAGGTCAGGTTCTGCAGGACGTCGGCCACCGAGGTGTAGCCCTGCTTTTCCAGGTTCTCACGGCTCAGCGTCAGGATCGGCTGCTGGGTCTCCATGTTGGCGCCACGAATGCGCGAACCGGTGACTTCAATGCGATCCAGGTCGGTCGCGCCCTTTGCTTCCTGTGCGGAAGCAAAGGTCGGCGACAGCGCGAGCGCAATGCCGGCGGGCAGAAGGCCCAGCCGCACTGCAGGAGTACGAAAATTCATTTATCTCTCCGAGGTACGTTAGTAGCGTGTTAAACCGCCTCGGAAAGTTACGATTGCGTTGCGGTTAATTATTTGCGGGAAGCAACCGATGGCTTTGCCGACTTTGGCGGGAGCATTCCACCGGCCTCGCGAAAGCCTGACGCAGACTGCCCGTAACGTGCCCGAAATGCCCTTGCAAAGCTGCAGCAGTTGTCAAATCCACTCGCAGCGGCGACTTCGCCGATCATCATGTCGGTATCACGCAGCAGGTCGGCCGCGCGTTCCAGCCGCAGGCGTGCCGACAGCGACTGCGGGCTTTCTTCATACAGGCTCTGGAAGGTCTTGGACAAGTACCAGCTGGAGAAGTTGGTCAGCTCGGCCAGTTCGCCGATGCGCACCACGCGGTGGCTGTTGCCTTCCAGGTACAGGCGCGCACGCTGCATGCGACCGAACACCTGGCGCTTGCGCACGCGCGAACGGCCCGGGCAGCGCTGCACGCCGGTGGCCAGCACGCGCTGCAGCGAAGCCAGGTGCAGCAGCACCGGGCGCAATGCCTGCGCCGGCTGGCCACTGGCCAGTGCATCGCGCCACAGGCGCAAGGCCACGCGGACTTCGGCGCGGCTCATGCTGCCGCGGCCGGCATACAGGCTGCAGTCGTCCAGCTCGCCCAATGCGCGCAATGCGTCCGGGGTGAGGCTCAGGCCAATGCACAGGCCATCGCGGCCGGCCTGGATCATCGGCTTGGATTCCTTCTCGAAGGCGATCCACTCGCGCTGGCGCAGGCGGAAGCGACCTTCCTTGGATTCCACCCACGCACTGCCACGCAGCTGCATCCACACGGTGAAGGTGGCGCCGGCGGTCTGCAGGCTGCCGAGCCGGGCCACGCCCAGGCAGGTGGGCAGCGGACCGTCGTCGACGATCTTGTCCAGGGAAAGCGATTGGCCGCGATCGGCCAGGGAAAGCTGACGCATGACTGCACACCGTGTTTGCCGTTGTGGGGCAAACGTTTTGCCAAATCAGGCGGCCCGGGTCAGGAAAGTCCTACGAGATTCATCCGAATTCGACACGAGGCCGATACGAAGGAAGTACGAAGACTATTTTCCCTTCAAAAACAGGGCGTTGGAAACGGCCGAGAAGACCGGCACTGGCGCCTCGGGGAGTGGCATCACGCCGATGTCGGCACCGTCGGCCACCGCCAGCGCCACGTACAGCGCGCTGCCATCGGGGTGCGCACTGAAGCCGTTGCCTGCACTGAGCCGATCCACGTCCAGGCAGTGTTCGGTGCGGGTGGCACCGGCGTTGATGCGCGAAAACAGCGTGGCGCATTCGGCATCGTTGGACAGGTAGTCCACGCTGCCATCGCGGGCCACCGTCCAGGTCCGGTAGCGCCAGCGCGATGGCCGATCGTCGCTGACCTGCTGGATGCTGCCGGTGTTGAGCTGCGCATCCACCGACCACAGCCCACCGGCCGACAACCGGGTGAACAGCACCCGCTGCGCGCTGCGGTCGAAGCGCGCCTGCGACACCCCTTCGATACTGGCCAGCAGCCGCCATGGCGACTGCCGACGATCGAACAGGGACAGCCGCAGCCGCTCGCGCGCGTCGCGATCCACCACCAGCACGTGGTCGCTGTCGCTGCCGTACAGGGCCTGCAACGGCTGGGCGACCGGCACCGGCAATGCCACCACCTGCTCATCGCGCGGTGACACTTCATAGATCACCGGGTTGGCCTGCGCATCGCGTCCGGATACCAGCAGGTGCGTGCTGTCAGGGGACCAGTCCGCCGCCTGCCGCGTTTCCGGCCGCAGCCCCTCCACCGGGCGCAGCGAATCGGGCCGGGTCAGGTCGGCCCACCACAGGCCGTAGTTGCCGGACCGGTCGGAGGTGAACACCAGTTGCCGGCCGTCGGGCGCGAGCATCGGCTGACCATCGCGGCCGTTGGAGGGGAACAGGCGTTGCGGTTGCCCCGGCTGGCCATTCTTGAGCGGCACCCGGAACAGCCCGAACTGCGCCTTACGGTGCACGAAGGCCAGCATCTCGTTGTGCCGCGACACCGCCGGCGACTGCGCATCGTCGATACCGACGTCGCGCAGCGTGCGGTTCTGCGTATCCAGTTCGTACAGGCGTGATTCGCTGTCTACGCGACGGCCGAACACGATGTGGCGGCTGTCGCTGCGCCAGGCCCAGCCGCGGATCTCGGCCGAGTCGGCGGTGAGCTGTTCGGGGACGCCGCCGCCCGCCGGAAGCCGCCACAGGTCGCCGATCTGCGGGTTGCGCACGAACACGATCCAGCGCCCATCGGGCGAGTAGCGCGGCGCGTAATCAAAGCTGTCTTCGGCTACCTGGTAGGCCAGCGGGGTCCAACGGCCACTGGCGATATCCAGCACGCGGATGCCACGGTGGGCATGCGCGCCGGCCAGCGAGCCGAAGACCAGGCCGCGCCCGTCCGGGGTCCAGTCGAAGCTGAGCAGTTCGGTGCCGTCGCAGCGGGTGACGTGGCGCACCGCGCCGCCGGTGGCGCTGGCGATCAGCACCTCGCAGCTGGCGTTCGGACCGAACCGCGCGAACGCGATGTCACGCCCGTTGGGCGACCAGTTGGGGAAGCGGTCGGAATAGCCGTCCGGCGTCTCGGCGAGCAGCCGCGCCGGCGCGTTGCCCGAGGTCTGCACCTTCACCGTGCTGCCTGCGCGGGCGCTGCTGTCGGCCTCGTAGGCGACCTGCGAACCGTCCGGGGACAGCGTGGGATAGGTTTCGAACCCGGCGGTGGCGGTGATCAACCGGTACGGCCGCTGCGGGCTGCCGACCACCCGGCTGCCATCCTCCAGCACGCCGCTGGCAGCCTGCCCGGACGGCGGGCGCTGCAGCAGCATCGCCGCCATCACCAGCAACGCCACCAGCATGGCCAGCCCCACCGCCAACAGTACGTAGCGACGGATGCGCCGCCAGCGGCCGCGCATCGACACCGGTGCCGGGCCTGTTGCAGGGGAAGCCGACGCAGGTGCTACCGCGATGGCGGCGGGCGCCACGCCCGGATCGGCGGGGACCGGCGCAACGGATTCGTCGGCCAGCATGCGCACCGGCACCAGCAGGCGGTAGCCGGTCTTGGCGATGGTTTCGATGTACGCGGTGCCGTCGCCGTCGTCGCTGGCAAACGCCTTGCGCAGCTGGGTGACCGCCTGGGTAAGCACATCATTGGTCGGCAGCGTGTCGGGCCACACCTCAGCGAACAGTTCGTCGCGGGTGACCACTGCACCGGGGGAACGCAGCAACGCTTTCAGTACACCCAGCGCCTTCGGGGTAAGCCGGCGCACGCGACGCGCACCGGGCACCGTGACCTCGCGCGAGGACAACGTGACGGTGCAGCTGCCGATACGCACGACATCGGCCGAAGGAGGCTCACTAATGTTGCTGATCATTCCAGTGGTACGAAGGACTGCAGAACAACAGGAACGCAGCATTCATCGCAACCGACACCGATCGAACGAACCGCCAGATTCCGCACATGCCATCAGCGCAAACCGTAAAACAACTGAAGCGCGCGAATACTAGCCTATGCCGGTTAACCGCGCCTGTGCGTGCGGCCAACATCAGGCTCTCTCTCGCCGACGAATTCACATAAATCGCGTCAACATTCGCGCCTTCGGGCGCGAATTTTTTATCTGCGATTCAGCTTTGTCCACGCTTGAGGATGGTCAGTCCGACCAGTCGCGAGACCACCAAAGCCACGTACATCACGCCTGCAAACTGCTCCAGCATGACGAGTGCGCGGGCCTGCGGATGCACCGGCACCACGTCGCTCAACCCCACCCCGGACAGCAAGCTGAAGCTGAGATAAAGAAGCTCCATCCAGGTGCGCAATTCGCTCTCGCTGGTCGCCAGGAAACTGCCGGGGTACCACTGCTGGCAGACGGAGAAGGCGAACGCGAATGCCCAGGCCAACAGGGTGAACGTTGCCCCGGCCGCGAACAGCTCGTCGCGGGTGACCTTGTGGTCCTGGAGCATGTAGGCGGTCAGGCTGCCGGCGGTATAGAAATACAGCAGGCATTCCAGCAACTGGGCGGTGGTAGTGAGCCCGGGCCGGTCGAGCAGTGCCCCGGCGATGGAGAACACCACCGCCGGGATGGCCAGCAGCAGCGCCAACCACATGCCCAACGGGCTGCGCCGCACCACCCACAGGGCCAGGCCGAGCACGGCAATGCCGAACGCACCGAACACCGCGCGGCTGGCCCCGGCCTCGTCCATCGCCGGGTACAGCAGCACGCCCAGCAACTGCACGGCCAGCAACCACGCCGACGGATGCCGCCGTGCGATGGCCAGCCACTTGGTGGTACGTGCGATTGCCATGCCAGTTCCCTTCCCTGCCCCGTTTCGCCGCCGAGCTTAGCGCGCTTGCCACCCGTGTCGCATGAGCATGCCGGGGCGACGGCGCGCCACCCCGGCGCCGGCCTCATTCCTGCCGGTACACCTGCGCGCCGAGGTCGCGGAACTGCGCCGACTTGTCGGCCATGCCCTCCTTGATCGCATCCTGCTCGGACAGGCCATGCGCGGCCGCGTAGTCGCGCACGTCCTGGGTGATCTTCATCGAGCAGAAATGCGGGCCACACATGGAACAGAAGTGGGCCAGCTTGTGCGCGTCCTTGGGCAGGGTTTCATCGTGGAATTCCTTGGCCTTCTCCGGATCCAGCCCGAGGTGGAACTGGTCTTCCCAGCGGAACTCGAAGCGCGCCTTGCTCAGTGCGTTGTCGCGCACCTGCGCGCCGGGATGGCCTTTGGCCAGGTCCGAAGCATGCGCGGCGATGCGGTAGGCCATGATGCCGTCGCGCACGTCCTGGCGGTTGGGCAGGCCCAGGTGTTCCTTCGGGGTGACGTAGCAGAGCATCGCGGTGCCATACCAGCCGATCATGGCGGCACCGATCGCGCTGGTGATGTGGTCGTAGCCCGGCGCAATGTCGGTGGTGAGCGGCCCCAGCGTGTAGAACGGCGCTTCGCCGCATTCGCGCAGCTGCTTGTCCATGTTCTCCTTGATCAGCTGCATGGGCACGTGGCCCGGGCCTTCGATCATGGTCTGCACGTCGTGCTTCCAGGCGATTTTGGTCAACTCGCCGAGGGTTTCCAGTTCACCGAACTGCGCGGCGTCATTGGCATCGGCGATGCAGCCGGGGCGCAGGCCATCGCCGAGCGAGAAGGTCACGTCATAGGCCTTCATGATCTCGCAGATGTCCTCGAAGTGCGTGTAGAGGAAGTTCTCCTTGTGGTGGGCCAGGCACCACTTGGCCAGGATGCTGCCACCGCGCGAGACGATGCCGGTCACGCGCCTGGCGGTCAGCGGCACGTAGCGCAGCAGCACGCCGGCGTGGATGGTGAAGTAGTCCACGCCCTGCTCGGCCTGTTCGATCAGGGTGTCGCGGAAGATCTCCCAGGTGAGTTCCTCGGCGCGGCCATCCACCTTCTCTAGCGCCTGGTAGATCGGCACGGTGCCAATTGCCACCGGCGAGTTGCGCAGGATCCACTCGCGGGTTTCGTGGATGTGCTTGCCGGTGGAGAGGTCCATTACCGTGTCGCCGCCCCAGCGGATCGCCCACACCAGTTTTTCCACTTCCTCGGCGATGCCCGAGGACACCGCGCTGTTGCCGATGTTGGCGTTGATCTTGGTCAGGAAGTTGCGGCCGATGATCATCGGCTCGCTTTCCGGGTGGTTGATGTTGTTGGGCAGTACCGCGCGGCCGCGGGCGATCTCGTCGCGCACGAATTCCGGCGTGATCCGCGCCGGGATGGACGCGCCGAAGGATTGGCCGGGATGCTGCCTGAGCAGCGCGGCATCGCCGATGGCCTCGATGCGCTGGTTCTCGCGGATGGCCACGAATTCCATTTCCGGAGTGATGATGCCGCGCCGTGCGTAGTGCATCTGGGTGACGTTGGCGCCGGCCACCGCACGTCGTGGCTGCAGCCGCGACGGAAAACGCACCGCGTCCAGGCGCGCGTCGGTTTCGCGCGCCCGCCCGAAGCTGGAGCTCAGGCCGTGCAGCAGTTCGGTGTCGCCCCGCTCGGCCACCCAGCCGGCCCGCAACGGCGGCAGGCCGCAGGAGAGGTCGATGCGCGCATCCGGGTCGGTATACGGGCCGGAGGTGTCGTACACGGTGACCGGCGCGTTCTCTTCCCCACCAAACAGGGTCGGCGTGCGGGTCAGCACGATCTCGCGCATGGGCACTTGCAGGTCGCTGCGCGAGCCGGGCACGTGGATCTTGCGCGAACCGGGAATCGGTCGGGTAACCGAGTCGGACAATTGCTGGGCCTGCTGCTGCAGGGAGGAAAGCGCTGCGTTCATGACTTCGTCCTGGATCGGGTTCCGCCCAGGAATAGGCGGAACGGACGAAGCGGCGGCGCACGCCGGACGCAACACGGGCGGTCTTCGGGCGGGGCAGCCCTACGGCGCAGTGCGTCAGCATTGCGAAGCATCCCTACGCCGGTATCAACCGGATCAGGTTCGAAGGGACTGTCTCAACCGTGGCCACTGGGCCGCGGTACCCCCGCTTCGGGGCGAATTAGACCACAACCCGGACGTGATTGCCGCGCCCGTCGATGGAGCGCCGCAGAGGGCGGCCTGCACGTGAAAAAAGCGCTGATCTGCCATCCGATAGAATGCTGCGGCGCGGAACGACCGCCTTGCCGGACCGCCGTGGCGTTCCGCAACGGCATCGACCGGCTTGAATCGCCCCAGCCGCCGCCCTGGCAGCGCGGGAAACGGCAGGCACTCGCTCGCCCCCTTTGTACGGAGAAACTCCTCCATGGTGTTTCGCATATCCATCGCACTGATCGTCGCATTGGTGCTGATCGCCGGCCTCGCGCCCGGCCCCTTCAACGACGTGATCCAGAGTGGCCTGGCCCACATCATCCGCAGCACCGGCTGGCTGTACCTGCTGGTGGTGTTCATCACGCTGTCGTTCCTGATGTACCTGGCGTTCGGGCGACTGGGCTCGCTGCGCATCGGCGGTGAAGATGCCGAGCCGGATTTTTCCAACGCCAGCTGGATGTCGATGCTGTTCGCTGCCGGCATGGGCATCGGCCTGGTGTTCTGGGGCGCGGCCGAGCCGATCTCGCATTTCGTCAAGCCACCGGAAGGGCTGGCGCCGCAGAGCATGGAAGCGGCCCGTGCGTCGATGCGCTACGCGTTCTTCCACTGGGGCCTGCATCCGTGGGCCATCTATGCGCTGATCGGGCTGGCGATGGCGTGGTTCCAGTTCAACCGCAACGGCCGCGGGCTCATCAGCGACCTGCTGCAGCCGGTGATCGGTGCGCATCACCGTGGCTGGATGGGCACGGTGGTGAACGTGGCGGCGGTGGTGGCCACCGCGATCGGCGTGGCCACCACGCTGGGCTTCGGTACGATCCAGATCGCGGCGGGCCTGCATCGCGTGTTCGGCATCCGTGATTCGATTCCGGTGCAGCTGACCATCATCGCGGTGGCGTTCGTGCTGTACATGGCGTCGACCGCCAGTGGGGTGAACCGCGGCATCAAGTGGCTGTCCAACTTCAACCTGGCGCTGGCGGCGGTACTGCTGGCGCTGGTGATGGTGCTGGGGCCGACCGGTTTCATCTTCGATACGTTCACCACCACCATCGGGTCCTACCTCAATTCGCTGGTGACGATGAGCCTGCGCATGTCGCCGTTCTCGGGCAGTACGTGGGTGGCCGACTGGACGATCTTCTACTGGGCGTGGTGGATCGCGTGGGCGCCGTTCGTGGGTTCGTTCATTGCGCGGGTGTCGCGCGGGCGCAGCATCCGCGAGTTCGTGCTGGGCGTGGTGATCGCACCGAGCGTGCTGGGCTTCCTGTGGTTCTCGGTGTTCGGCGGCACGGCGCTGTGGTCGCAGATCTTCGGCCACGTGGATCTGGCCCAGGCGCTGGGCAATGGCTATGAGACGGTGCTGTTCACGATGTTCGACAGCCTGCCGATGCCGATGGTGTTGTCGGTGATCGCGCTGGTGCTGTTGACGATCTTCTTCGTGACCTCGGCCGACTCGGCGGTGCTGGTGTTGGCTACGATGTCCACCGAGGAGGCGGGCGATCCGCCGCTGGCACGGCGCATGGTGTGGGGCGTGGCGATCGCGCTGATTGCCGGCGTGTTGCTGCTGGCCGGTGGGCTGACCGCGCTGCAGGGCATGATCACGATTGCAGCCTTGCCGTTCGCGCTGTTGATGCTGCTGGTGATGTGGTCGCTGTACCGGGTGCTGGACATGGAGTACGCATTGCAGCGCCGGCGGACGCAGCGGGCTCGCCGGATGATGGACGCGTGGATCGAGCGGGAGATCGCCGCGCAGGAAGAGACGCGGGATGAGGCGGCGCGGGCGCCGTAGTTTGCCTCTGCCATGATGCCCCGGTTGGGTCGGGGTGGATGGGCGTGCGGGACACGCCGTAAACCCCGCTTCGCGGTCCGGCCCAGCCGCTGGCGGCTGTGCGTTCGACCGCATGCGAGGCAGTGCCTCGCAAGCAATGCGCTCTCACCCCTGGGGGCTCGTGGGCGCCATCCATGGCGCCCAACGGTCCCGCACGCCCATCCACCCCGCCCCTGGACACATGGCGGGCGGTGTGGGGAGAGCAGCCGACCAACGGTCGGCTCTACCGTTGGTCCGCCAATTGCATAGCGGGGCGGCGTTGTCGCCGATCATTGCCGCGCGTTGCGCGGCCAGCCGACCAACGGTCGGCTCCACCCCGGGTTAATAGCCTGCGGCCTGGCCGTCTTTGCGGCTCTCCGAGGCGCCGTAGTACACACCGGTGTCCGGGTCGCGCAGGATGGCCTGGTAGCCGCCGTAGGGACCGTCGGCGAAGGTGACGCGGTGGCCCTTGCGCATCAGCGCGCGCACCGTTTCGTACGGGAAGCCGGTTTCCAGGTTGACCTCGCCACCGTCGCTCATCGCCGTGGCCTGCCCGGTCGGCTCGGTCGAGCCTTCGTGCTGGATGCGCGGCGCATCGCCGGCTTCCTGCAGGTTCATGCCGAAGTCGACCATGTTCATCACGATCTGCGCGTGGCCCTGCGGCTGCATCGCCCCGCCCATTACCCCGAAGCTCATCCAGGGCTTGCCGTCCTTGGTCACGAAGCCGGGAATGATGGTCTGGAACGGGCGCTTGCCCGGCGCGTAGCCGTTCGGGTGGTCCTTCTGCAGGACGAACATCTCGCCGCGGTCCTGCAGGATGAAGCCCAGCCCCGGGGGGGCCATGCCACTGCCCATGCCGCGGTAGTTGGACTGGATCAGCGACACCATCATCCCGTCCGCGTCGGCCACGGTCATGTAGATCGTGTCGCCTTCCTGCAGCTGTCTGGGGGTGCCCGGCTGCACTTCGCGCAGGGCCTTGTCCATCGAGATCAACGCGCGCCGCTGTGCCGCGTAGTCCTTCGAGACCAGCCGGTCCACCGGCGCCGGGTGGAACGCCGGATCGGTGTAGAAACGCGCGCGGTCGGCGAAGGCCAGCTTCTTGGCTTCCACGAACAGGTGCACGTGCTCGGGCGAGCCGAAGGGGATCTTCGAGAAGTCGTACCCCTCCAGCACGTTCAGGATCTGCAGCGCCGCGATGCCCTGGCTGTTGGGCGGCAGCTCCCACACGTCGTAGCCGCGGTAGTTGCTGCTCACCGGCTCCACCCACTCACCGTGGTGGCTGGCCATGTCCTCGTAGCTCAGGTAGCCGCCGTTGGCCTTGAAGTAGCTGCCGATGGTGCGGGCGATGTCGCCCTTGTAGAAGGCATCGCGGCCGCCGCGGCCGATCTGCTCCAGGGTATTGGCCAGGTTCGG
This genomic interval carries:
- the ggt gene encoding gamma-glutamyltransferase; amino-acid sequence: MSRRLARGLLAAAVLCALPIAASAADRVTGHPFATRSEVIAPHAMAATSQPLATQIALDVMKGGGSAVDAAIAANAALGLMEPTGNGVGGDLFAIVWDPKTQKLYGYNGSGRSPKSLTLAEFQRRGLKEIPATGPLPVSVPGAVDGWFALHERFGRKPMADNLAPAIRYAREGHPVAEVIAYYWDRSVPKLSQYPGFKEQFTVNGHAPRKGEMWKNPNLANTLEQIGRGGRDAFYKGDIARTIGSYFKANGGYLSYEDMASHHGEWVEPVSSNYRGYDVWELPPNSQGIAALQILNVLEGYDFSKIPFGSPEHVHLFVEAKKLAFADRARFYTDPAFHPAPVDRLVSKDYAAQRRALISMDKALREVQPGTPRQLQEGDTIYMTVADADGMMVSLIQSNYRGMGSGMAPPGLGFILQDRGEMFVLQKDHPNGYAPGKRPFQTIIPGFVTKDGKPWMSFGVMGGAMQPQGHAQIVMNMVDFGMNLQEAGDAPRIQHEGSTEPTGQATAMSDGGEVNLETGFPYETVRALMRKGHRVTFADGPYGGYQAILRDPDTGVYYGASESRKDGQAAGY